The proteins below are encoded in one region of uncultured Fibrobacter sp.:
- a CDS encoding DUF6803 family protein: MSSTHYMDLLMQNSPWNLILFMAIPVVLAETIAITELLIPLLSQRAELTKKVNRMCGVLAGIAFIGIILYLVPAVVLPLASNGEFRTWVDAVAIFSYLLAGIPMILLALLNLKLLFKRSEPKKRHIIRISLLAAFLVLSHIAMIFGMVDPSIAGYQPAKQSVEMNHSHHHSHGDIQQDFLQQDHSMHDHSHHH, from the coding sequence ATGTCTTCCACCCATTATATGGATTTGTTGATGCAGAATTCGCCGTGGAACTTGATTCTGTTCATGGCAATTCCTGTCGTCTTGGCAGAAACCATCGCGATTACGGAACTGTTGATTCCGCTCCTCTCGCAAAGGGCCGAATTGACAAAAAAGGTGAACCGCATGTGCGGCGTTCTCGCAGGCATTGCATTTATCGGCATCATCCTTTACCTCGTCCCTGCTGTAGTCCTGCCGCTTGCGTCCAATGGGGAATTCAGGACATGGGTCGATGCGGTCGCCATCTTCTCGTATCTGCTGGCGGGCATCCCGATGATTCTGCTGGCGCTGCTCAACTTGAAGTTGCTCTTTAAGCGTTCGGAGCCGAAGAAAAGGCACATCATCCGCATTTCTTTGCTGGCCGCATTCTTGGTTCTTTCTCACATTGCTATGATTTTTGGCATGGTGGATCCGTCCATAGCAGGCTACCAGCCGGCAAAGCAATCCGTCGAGATGAATCATTCTCACCATCATTCACACGGCGATATTCAGCAGGATTTTTTGCAGCAAGACCATTCCATGCACGACCATTCGCATCATCACTGA